A genomic segment from Candidatus Neomarinimicrobiota bacterium encodes:
- a CDS encoding PBP1A family penicillin-binding protein, with the protein MAKGRRPQVAVKVRKLNKRKIPDSQRRKFLISLILSLTVIVFGLLLYDWMSADLPSLQQLENFDPNLVTRVYSADSVLIHEFFAERRVLIPISEIPEHTVNAFIATEDIRFRNHWGISPRDMLRAVAVDILTLSKKQGASTLTQQLARVLYLNMEKRFTRKIKEMITAVQIERTYTKEEILEMYLNTIYLGHGAYGVQAAARRLFDKKVQNLTLEESAMLAALPKSPGGYSPIFNPQKALSRRNLVLKLMNKHGKLSSSEYVLTRAKPLVVQRRLNVNGYARYFTEYVRQQLNKMSDELGIDVLRDGLTVYTSLDTRIQAAAEEAVFNHIEGIRTEADSLIPDWALGQQGVVNKRLIENPDEIAAIIDTSRYSIASVDSMLRGEIPLEPALRRQLIVQTSLIAKDPDTGHILAMVGGRDFDLDKFNRATQAKRQPGSVFKPFVWTAALDNGYLPSDMLLNQPVVLFMDDSTRWRPHNYDGSTGGLVDLRQALQRSLNLISVRLVQEFVTPSIVRDYAKSMGFTTNIRPVQAIALGTSELIMLEVVSAFATYANRGVWVSPVFITKIVDRYGNVIMENIPERKEVLSEETAYLMTNLLESVIKQGTGIYSRTRHHFYIDAGGKTGTTNNFTDAWFVGFTPLIAAGVWVGMDDPQVTLGEGQAGSVAAMPIWANFMKAVYDTLKWPDVPFERPEKIVELEICSVTKKNPTQYCPITTEIYNKKYVPQGLCPIHTGIISNQKGKVDF; encoded by the coding sequence ATGGCTAAGGGTAGAAGACCACAGGTAGCGGTTAAAGTCAGAAAACTTAATAAGAGGAAAATTCCTGACTCTCAGCGAAGGAAATTTCTAATATCTCTCATATTAAGTTTGACCGTCATAGTCTTCGGACTCCTCCTTTACGATTGGATGTCAGCCGATTTACCCTCGCTTCAGCAGTTGGAGAATTTCGATCCGAATCTCGTCACACGCGTTTATTCCGCTGACTCGGTGCTCATTCATGAATTTTTTGCCGAGCGAAGAGTATTGATACCTATTAGTGAGATACCCGAACACACCGTGAACGCATTTATAGCGACTGAAGATATCAGGTTTCGGAATCATTGGGGAATCAGCCCGCGCGATATGCTGCGGGCGGTGGCGGTGGACATACTGACGTTGTCGAAAAAACAGGGCGCAAGCACGTTAACCCAGCAATTGGCGAGAGTACTTTATCTCAACATGGAAAAGAGGTTTACGCGGAAGATAAAGGAGATGATCACCGCTGTTCAAATCGAGCGTACGTACACGAAAGAAGAGATCCTCGAGATGTACCTTAATACTATATACCTCGGTCACGGCGCTTACGGCGTTCAGGCGGCGGCTCGAAGATTGTTTGATAAAAAAGTACAGAATCTGACGCTTGAAGAATCAGCGATGTTGGCTGCTCTCCCGAAATCCCCCGGCGGTTACTCGCCCATATTCAATCCTCAAAAAGCGCTTTCCCGGCGCAATTTAGTATTAAAATTGATGAACAAGCACGGAAAATTATCGAGCAGCGAATATGTCCTGACACGAGCCAAACCGCTCGTGGTTCAGAGGAGGCTGAACGTAAACGGCTATGCTCGCTACTTCACCGAATATGTGCGGCAGCAGCTGAATAAAATGTCCGATGAATTAGGAATTGACGTTTTGAGAGACGGGTTGACCGTTTACACTTCGCTCGATACACGGATTCAGGCAGCGGCGGAAGAAGCCGTATTCAATCATATTGAAGGGATACGGACCGAGGCGGACTCACTGATTCCCGATTGGGCTCTCGGGCAGCAGGGAGTGGTAAATAAACGACTTATCGAAAACCCTGACGAGATAGCGGCAATAATCGATACGTCCCGGTACTCCATTGCGAGTGTCGATTCAATGCTGCGCGGTGAGATACCTTTGGAGCCGGCGCTAAGGCGTCAGTTGATAGTTCAGACGTCGCTTATTGCGAAGGATCCTGATACCGGTCATATTCTCGCGATGGTAGGCGGACGGGATTTCGATCTCGATAAATTTAACCGGGCAACTCAGGCGAAACGTCAACCCGGGTCGGTATTCAAACCGTTTGTGTGGACAGCTGCGCTCGACAACGGCTATCTCCCCTCGGACATGTTATTGAACCAGCCGGTCGTACTCTTCATGGATGATTCAACAAGATGGCGTCCGCACAATTACGACGGTTCCACAGGAGGATTGGTCGATCTCAGGCAGGCGCTTCAAAGGTCTTTGAACCTTATTTCCGTTCGTTTGGTTCAGGAATTTGTTACGCCGAGTATAGTGAGGGATTACGCCAAATCGATGGGATTTACAACTAACATAAGACCGGTGCAGGCAATTGCGCTTGGGACGAGCGAACTCATTATGTTGGAGGTCGTGTCGGCATTTGCTACTTACGCAAACAGAGGAGTATGGGTTTCTCCGGTCTTTATAACAAAAATAGTGGATAGATATGGTAACGTCATCATGGAGAATATTCCCGAGCGAAAAGAGGTATTGAGCGAGGAGACGGCATATTTGATGACGAATCTGCTTGAGTCGGTAATAAAACAGGGCACAGGAATTTATTCTCGAACAAGACATCATTTTTACATAGACGCCGGCGGAAAAACAGGTACGACGAACAATTTCACCGATGCGTGGTTCGTAGGTTTTACGCCGTTGATAGCTGCCGGTGTCTGGGTAGGTATGGACGACCCGCAGGTAACTCTCGGTGAGGGACAGGCTGGTTCCGTGGCGGCGATGCCGATCTGGGCAAATTTCATGAAAGCTGTTTATGACACCTTGAAATGGCCCGACGTTCCGTTTGAGAGGCCGGAAAAGATAGTTGAACTCGAAATATGCAGTGTGACGAAGAAAAATCCGACACAATATTGTCCCATCACTACCGAAATATATAACAAAAAGTACGTCCCGCAAGGACTCTGTCCTATTCATACCGGTATTATATCAAATCAGAAAGGTAAGGTAGATTTTTAG
- a CDS encoding HDIG domain-containing protein, producing the protein MILTIRAERLTREETLSLMHEYVENENLRKHMYSVEAAMRAYAGIYGEDQDLWGLTGLIHDFDYEKYPSDQDHSVVGAKILEEHGAPDEIVHAIRSHVPGSATPRDTLMDKALFAVDELCGFIVAVALVRPSKKIEEVKIKSIKKKLKQSGFARQVSREHIEQGIEELGVDRDEHMQTVLDAMKSIADKLGL; encoded by the coding sequence ATGATTCTAACTATAAGGGCGGAGAGATTGACAAGAGAAGAAACGCTTAGCCTTATGCACGAGTACGTGGAAAACGAAAATCTCCGGAAGCACATGTATTCAGTGGAAGCTGCCATGAGAGCTTACGCCGGGATTTACGGAGAAGACCAGGACCTCTGGGGTCTTACCGGGTTGATTCACGATTTCGATTACGAGAAATACCCTTCAGATCAGGATCATTCGGTGGTGGGAGCAAAAATACTTGAAGAACACGGCGCACCTGACGAAATAGTCCATGCGATACGCTCCCACGTACCCGGAAGCGCCACTCCGAGAGATACTCTGATGGATAAAGCGCTTTTCGCGGTAGATGAGCTATGCGGATTTATAGTAGCAGTCGCCCTCGTTCGTCCGAGTAAAAAGATAGAGGAAGTCAAAATAAAATCGATAAAGAAAAAGCTGAAGCAGTCGGGATTTGCACGCCAGGTAAGCCGTGAACATATCGAACAGGGGATCGAAGAACTCGGGGTTGACAGGGACGAGCATATGCAAACTGTCCTCGATGCGATGAAATCTATCGCTGACAAGCTTGGACTTTAA
- the mutT gene encoding 8-oxo-dGTP diphosphatase MutT, whose translation MTDQENITVAAAVIRVDGKYLITKRKEGTHLAGYWEFPGGKVEKGETTKDALTREILEEVGLEIQVNRLLHESFPEYPEIAVHMKFYACDILSGEATAIESAEIAWIKPDEFKLYEFPPADEGIIEMLSESGN comes from the coding sequence TTGACCGATCAGGAAAATATAACTGTTGCCGCTGCCGTAATTAGGGTGGACGGTAAGTATCTCATCACGAAACGGAAGGAAGGAACGCACCTCGCCGGATATTGGGAATTTCCGGGAGGGAAGGTGGAAAAGGGCGAGACCACGAAGGATGCGCTCACAAGAGAGATTCTCGAAGAAGTCGGGTTAGAGATCCAGGTAAACCGGCTGTTACATGAATCATTCCCGGAATATCCTGAAATAGCAGTGCACATGAAATTTTATGCTTGTGATATCTTGTCAGGAGAAGCGACCGCCATCGAATCCGCTGAAATTGCCTGGATCAAGCCCGATGAATTTAAACTTTATGAGTTCCCGCCGGCTGATGAGGGTATAATTGAAATGCTTTCGGAATCCGGTAATTAG
- a CDS encoding TetR/AcrR family transcriptional regulator — protein sequence MSGRVNKKAKHDRIIQAGLKVFARDGYPKAKIIDIAESAGIGKGTVYEYFSSKKELFLNVFSYVKELILSKQWEVLDEGLKPLDSLKRIAKTNADIYIEESMKMRFLAQFRAECIRRGADGEFSRSLNEYHEEIIALISRYVNIGIEEGLIRPTDVDMVSEYYHTALDGLGVQYLLNNGEMDLNSAVISLYEIFIRGIGTFNGRYADLSEET from the coding sequence GTGTCCGGGCGGGTAAATAAAAAAGCCAAACATGACCGTATTATTCAAGCGGGATTGAAAGTTTTTGCCCGCGATGGATATCCCAAAGCAAAAATAATCGACATAGCCGAGTCTGCCGGCATCGGCAAAGGAACGGTTTATGAATATTTCAGCAGTAAAAAAGAACTCTTTCTGAATGTTTTCTCTTATGTCAAGGAGTTGATATTGTCCAAACAGTGGGAAGTTTTGGATGAAGGGTTGAAGCCGCTGGATTCTCTAAAGAGAATAGCAAAGACGAATGCGGATATTTATATCGAAGAAAGTATGAAAATGAGGTTTCTCGCCCAATTCCGGGCTGAGTGCATCAGAAGAGGTGCAGACGGCGAGTTCAGCAGGAGCTTGAATGAATATCATGAAGAGATTATAGCGCTGATATCAAGATATGTCAACATCGGGATCGAGGAAGGATTAATCAGACCCACAGACGTTGATATGGTTTCCGAATATTACCATACCGCGCTTGATGGTCTCGGTGTTCAATATCTGCTGAACAATGGAGAGATGGACCTTAATTCAGCCGTAATTAGTTTGTATGAAATATTTATAAGAGGCATCGGGACATTTAACGGACGATACGCTGATCTGTCGGAGGAAACGTAA